The following nucleotide sequence is from Nocardioides daedukensis.
AGGAGTGCTGGCGGCTGCTGCGGCAGACCGGCAAGTCCAACTCCTACGAGGCCACCGCCCATCTGCCGCGCTACAGCGAGTGGCTCGCCGGTCAGGACTGGACGGACGCCTATGCCCGGCACCGGAGGAACCTCCAGCTGGTCGGACTCAACGACGCCGACAAGCGCTGGGTGCTGAAGAACCCGTCGCACATGACCGCCTTCGACGCCCTGATGACCGCCTATCCGGACGCGCTGGTGATCTATACCCACCGGGACCCGGTGACCTGCATGACCTCGGCCTGCTCGCTCGCTGCGGAGGCGACCGCCGGCCACTCGGACACCTTCGTCGGTGAGGTGATCGGCCGCACCCAGCTCGACCTGTGGTCGCGGTCCTACCACGCCTTCCAGGACGCCCGTGGGAAGTATGACCAGGCCCAGTTCGTCGACATCGCGTTCGGTGACCTGGTCACGGACCAGCTCGGCACCGTGCGCCGGGTCCATGACGCCTTCGGCCTGGACTGGACGCCGGAGGTCGAGGCTGCGGTCGCCGAGGCCGACCGCGAGGCGAAGCAGGGCAAGGCTGCCCCGCGGCACACCTACTCGATGGCCGACTACGGACTCACCGAGAAGCAGATCCTGGACGCCTTCGACCGCTGAGGCGACCGCGCGTGCAACCCGTTCGCTCTCCGCCGCGTGTGGCAGGGTGACGGAGGTTGACGATGACGACACGGAGCACGGGTCTGCCGATGACAGGACTGTTCACGACGGGGGAGGCATGGCCACCCGCGAGGACGACTTCGCCGCGTGGATCTCCGCACGCCAGAGCCGTTTGTTCCGCACGGCCTACCTCATCTGCGGCGACCGGCACACCGCCGAGGACCTCGTGCAGACCGCCGCGGCCAAGCTCTACCTGGCGTGGGACCGGGTGAGCGCCCGGGGCGAGGTCGACGCCTACATGCGCCGGATCATCGTCAACGAGCACAACTCCCTGTGGCGACGGCCATGGAAGCGGCGCGAGGTGGCAGCCGACCAACTCCCCGAGACGGCGTACGCCGATGTGCCCGGCGATCCGCTCGAGGCCGACCGGCTCTGGGCCGCGGTGCGTGACCTCCCGCCCAGGCAGCGCGCGGTGATCGTGCTGCGCTACTACGAGGACCTCAGCGAGGCCGAGATCGCGGCCGCCCTCGACATCAGTCCCGGCACCGTCAAGAGCCAGGCCAGTCGCGCCATCGCCAGCCTGCGCGGACGTCTCGGGACCGCCTTCGACCTGGAGGAGACCGCATGAACGACATCTCAGGCGAGCGCCGGCTCCGCGACGCGCTCGAGGACCGCAGCGACGTCATGTCGGACTCCGTCCTCGACCTCGGTGCGGTGCACCAGCAGGCCACCGGAATCCGACGCCGGCGGCGGATCGGCACCGGCCTCACGGCTGCCGCCGT
It contains:
- a CDS encoding sulfotransferase family protein, whose amino-acid sequence is MSHNVMNRERTEVGSYEEIAAAAVRSTGLSDFGDGAHEEGLRVIVEDLNSPEAGLTPRGRAFQRAEIKSALTGVLLTQAAFAAHPEHEDVVVERPIFLLGLPRTGTTILHRLLHADPGAQGLEMWLTQFPQPRPPRETWESDPRFAAMQRALAAHHAESPDFMGIHYMDATTVEECWRLLRQTGKSNSYEATAHLPRYSEWLAGQDWTDAYARHRRNLQLVGLNDADKRWVLKNPSHMTAFDALMTAYPDALVIYTHRDPVTCMTSACSLAAEATAGHSDTFVGEVIGRTQLDLWSRSYHAFQDARGKYDQAQFVDIAFGDLVTDQLGTVRRVHDAFGLDWTPEVEAAVAEADREAKQGKAAPRHTYSMADYGLTEKQILDAFDR
- a CDS encoding SigE family RNA polymerase sigma factor; translation: MATREDDFAAWISARQSRLFRTAYLICGDRHTAEDLVQTAAAKLYLAWDRVSARGEVDAYMRRIIVNEHNSLWRRPWKRREVAADQLPETAYADVPGDPLEADRLWAAVRDLPPRQRAVIVLRYYEDLSEAEIAAALDISPGTVKSQASRAIASLRGRLGTAFDLEETA